A single region of the Parasphingorhabdus litoris DSM 22379 genome encodes:
- a CDS encoding alkaline phosphatase PhoX: MQINRRNFAGGLTALAFSGFAQHSSLARTGAAMSHKGYGALQTDPNGLIDLPEGFSYRVISEFRGAMSDGNRVPDRADGMGCFAMPNGKIALVRNHELKASHFDDGPFGDVPSTLATYDHGQDGKPLVGGTTTLLLDGESLAVEREHLSLVGTIRNCAGGTTPWGSWLSCEEDMTRAGEGVKRDHGWIFEVPAAHEGLVDPVPLKAMGRFNHEAAAVDPATGIVYLTEDRNDSLFYRFIPNVSGKLAEGGRLQALAFTDEALDNDSRNWGEVTFKTGSWQFVRWVDVNEVESPKDDLRERGARDGAIKFARGEGIIYGDGEFYFCCTNGGAAKEGQIMRYRPSRYEGQKEEAGAPALLQLFLESTDRREFSYGDNLTIAPNGHLVVCEDQYSATVDNHLRGVTPRGEAYALARIRVQTEPAGACFSPDGRTMFVNLYSPTKTLAISGPWNKAI; encoded by the coding sequence ATGCAAATTAATCGCCGCAATTTTGCCGGAGGCCTGACCGCTCTGGCGTTTTCTGGTTTTGCACAACATAGCAGCCTCGCGCGTACCGGTGCAGCAATGTCCCATAAAGGCTATGGTGCATTGCAGACCGATCCCAACGGTTTGATCGATCTGCCAGAAGGTTTTTCCTATCGGGTCATTTCCGAATTTCGTGGTGCTATGTCTGATGGCAACCGGGTCCCGGACCGCGCCGATGGCATGGGCTGCTTTGCGATGCCGAACGGCAAGATCGCGCTGGTTCGCAACCATGAGCTGAAAGCCAGTCATTTTGACGACGGCCCCTTCGGAGATGTCCCTTCAACGCTGGCAACTTACGACCATGGTCAGGATGGGAAACCTCTGGTCGGCGGGACTACGACCTTATTGCTGGATGGCGAAAGCCTGGCGGTAGAGCGAGAGCATCTCAGCCTCGTTGGTACCATCCGCAACTGTGCAGGTGGAACAACACCTTGGGGCAGTTGGCTTAGTTGCGAGGAGGATATGACACGCGCAGGCGAGGGCGTGAAACGAGATCACGGCTGGATTTTTGAAGTGCCCGCTGCTCATGAAGGGTTGGTCGATCCGGTCCCACTCAAGGCCATGGGCAGATTTAATCATGAAGCAGCGGCCGTCGATCCGGCGACAGGGATCGTGTATCTGACGGAAGATCGTAATGACAGTTTGTTTTATCGGTTCATTCCCAATGTTTCGGGAAAGCTGGCTGAAGGCGGTAGATTACAGGCGCTGGCCTTTACCGATGAAGCGCTCGATAATGACAGCCGCAATTGGGGTGAGGTGACTTTCAAAACAGGATCGTGGCAGTTTGTCCGCTGGGTTGATGTGAACGAAGTTGAAAGTCCCAAGGATGACTTGCGCGAGCGCGGCGCCCGTGACGGCGCAATCAAATTTGCCCGTGGTGAGGGCATTATATATGGGGATGGCGAATTCTATTTCTGCTGCACTAACGGCGGAGCGGCGAAAGAAGGGCAGATCATGCGTTATCGACCCTCCCGCTATGAAGGACAGAAAGAAGAAGCTGGCGCACCCGCGCTTTTACAACTCTTTCTGGAATCAACGGATCGTCGCGAATTCAGCTATGGTGATAACCTGACTATCGCGCCCAATGGCCATTTGGTTGTTTGTGAAGATCAGTATAGTGCGACTGTTGATAATCATCTGCGCGGCGTTACACCACGTGGCGAAGCTTATGCTCTGGCGCGGATCAGAGTTCAGACAGAGCCTGCCGGTGCCTGCTTCTCTCCCGATGGCCGCACGATGTTTGTAAATCTCTATAGTCCGACAAAGACGCTGGCTATATCGGGGCCTTGGAACAAAGCGATTTAG
- a CDS encoding CaiB/BaiF CoA transferase family protein, which yields MKTPTPLAGLKVIEFTHMVMGPAVGAILASLGADVIRVEPIGGDRTRNLVGSGSGYFPMYNRHKQSISLNLKDSEGLGIARQLVESADILVENYRPGAMDRLGLGYEELAKTNDRLIYASEKGFLPGPYENRTALDEVAQMMGGLAYMTGPPGQPLRAGSSVIDVTGGMFGVIAILAAVEERHQTGKGQKVQSSLFETTVYLIGQHMAQKAVTGKAADPMPARISAWAIYDVFQTKDEPIFIGVVTDALWEKFCKLFALDDLWADESIRENNNRVAARDRIMPQIRELIAGFGRDELIAKLEGTGLPFAPIARPEDMFDDPHLNASGGLEPVSLANGEQTKLPSLPIEMDGARPSASAKLSTIGEHSDAILNELGLNQEQIQILKDAGTVN from the coding sequence ATGAAAACACCAACACCCCTTGCTGGACTGAAAGTCATCGAATTCACCCATATGGTCATGGGGCCAGCAGTCGGCGCGATCCTTGCCTCACTGGGTGCAGACGTGATCCGCGTCGAACCCATTGGCGGTGACCGGACCCGCAATCTGGTTGGTTCCGGTTCGGGCTATTTCCCGATGTATAATCGGCACAAGCAAAGCATTTCGCTTAACCTGAAAGACTCCGAGGGACTCGGCATTGCCCGGCAGCTGGTTGAAAGCGCCGACATATTGGTCGAAAATTACCGCCCCGGCGCCATGGATCGTCTGGGGTTGGGCTATGAAGAGCTCGCCAAGACCAATGATCGGTTAATCTATGCGTCGGAAAAAGGGTTCCTTCCCGGCCCCTATGAAAATCGTACGGCGCTTGACGAAGTGGCCCAAATGATGGGTGGACTTGCCTATATGACAGGACCGCCAGGCCAACCCCTGCGTGCGGGTTCCAGTGTCATCGATGTTACCGGCGGCATGTTCGGAGTAATCGCAATATTGGCGGCGGTGGAAGAGCGCCACCAAACCGGCAAGGGGCAAAAGGTGCAAAGCTCTCTTTTTGAAACCACCGTCTATCTGATTGGTCAGCATATGGCGCAAAAGGCAGTAACCGGAAAAGCGGCCGACCCCATGCCCGCTCGCATCTCGGCTTGGGCAATTTATGATGTGTTTCAGACCAAGGATGAGCCGATTTTTATCGGCGTAGTGACCGATGCACTGTGGGAAAAATTCTGCAAGCTATTCGCTCTGGATGATCTATGGGCCGATGAAAGCATTCGCGAGAATAACAACCGGGTTGCAGCGCGCGACAGGATCATGCCGCAGATTCGTGAACTCATTGCCGGCTTTGGGCGGGATGAACTGATCGCCAAGCTCGAAGGAACCGGTCTGCCTTTTGCACCAATTGCGCGCCCAGAAGATATGTTTGACGATCCGCATCTCAACGCCAGCGGCGGCCTAGAGCCCGTCTCTCTGGCAAATGGAGAACAGACCAAGCTACCATCGCTTCCGATTGAAATGGACGGAGCACGGCCATCTGCATCTGCCAAACTATCAACCATCGGCGAACATAGCGATGCGATTTTGAATGAACTCGGTTTAAACCAGGAACAGATCCAGATTCTAAAGGATGCTGGCACAGTCAATTAA
- a CDS encoding GntR family transcriptional regulator produces the protein MSRASETAYQKIRSFILQGEAAPGMQLTEEKLSEISGVSRTSVRDAVRRLENEMLVVRSASKRLSVADWSEDEVDEMFTLRAMLEAHAAARAAQRIDGDTLNALRGINDELKRAVSQSSPNIAAFLEANRRFHDLILECARSPRLSKLMPALVEQPVVRRTAHQYSKTQLTQSALDHDELIAAFAAKDADWARAVMISHIRRAFHSFSITAAPEDR, from the coding sequence ATGAGCCGCGCATCAGAAACCGCTTATCAGAAAATCCGTTCCTTTATCCTGCAGGGAGAGGCAGCCCCCGGCATGCAGTTGACCGAGGAGAAACTGTCGGAAATTTCCGGTGTATCTCGCACGTCTGTGCGTGATGCTGTCCGGCGGTTGGAAAATGAAATGCTGGTAGTGCGCAGTGCATCCAAACGCCTTTCCGTGGCCGACTGGTCAGAGGACGAGGTCGATGAAATGTTTACCCTACGCGCTATGCTGGAGGCGCATGCTGCTGCCCGGGCCGCACAGCGGATTGACGGGGATACTTTGAACGCCTTGCGCGGAATCAATGACGAACTGAAGCGCGCAGTCAGCCAATCATCGCCCAACATTGCGGCTTTTCTGGAAGCAAATCGGCGCTTCCATGACCTGATACTGGAATGCGCCCGATCGCCGCGCCTTAGCAAACTGATGCCCGCATTGGTCGAACAACCTGTGGTCCGCCGGACTGCACATCAATATTCCAAGACCCAGCTTACGCAATCGGCTCTCGATCATGATGAGTTAATCGCCGCCTTTGCCGCCAAAGATGCCGATTGGGCCAGAGCCGTTATGATCAGCCACATTCGGCGCGCTTTTCATTCTTTCAGCATTACAGCGGCACCAGAAGACAGGTGA
- a CDS encoding aspartate/glutamate racemase family protein, whose protein sequence is MPDPKRIKVIVPIPMDEVGVAARAEQLPADFVREGFKPEFVAVPWGAALGDSYHDTMLMDWTVFQAGIKAEEEGYAGVLIDTVSDSGMRALRSCLTIPVVGPGEAAFAAAMMLGKKFTVLTMWPEWFPLYEKTLTEYGWWERVASLRSIETRPDVTELLAGKEEIIFDKLKAEATAAMEEDGADVIVLGSTTMHQSAQYLDDNLPIPVLNPGQVAYKFLETLLELGLTHSKKAFPAPEVPKDDDIRKGWY, encoded by the coding sequence ATGCCTGATCCAAAACGTATAAAAGTCATTGTTCCCATCCCGATGGATGAAGTTGGCGTTGCTGCCCGCGCCGAACAATTGCCCGCTGATTTTGTCCGTGAGGGGTTTAAACCGGAATTTGTCGCTGTGCCTTGGGGCGCTGCTCTGGGTGACAGCTATCACGACACTATGCTGATGGACTGGACGGTTTTTCAGGCCGGAATAAAAGCGGAAGAGGAAGGCTATGCTGGCGTCCTCATCGACACGGTAAGCGACAGCGGCATGCGCGCCTTGCGATCATGTCTTACAATTCCCGTTGTTGGCCCGGGCGAGGCCGCTTTTGCAGCCGCCATGATGCTCGGCAAGAAATTCACGGTGCTGACCATGTGGCCGGAATGGTTTCCGCTCTATGAGAAAACCCTGACTGAATATGGCTGGTGGGAACGGGTGGCGTCGCTGCGGTCGATAGAAACGCGCCCTGATGTCACCGAGTTGCTCGCCGGTAAGGAAGAAATCATCTTCGACAAGCTGAAAGCCGAAGCGACAGCCGCGATGGAAGAAGACGGGGCGGACGTTATCGTGCTGGGTTCCACGACCATGCATCAGTCGGCCCAATATCTCGATGACAATCTGCCGATCCCGGTGCTGAATCCGGGGCAGGTGGCCTATAAATTTCTCGAAACCTTGCTGGAACTGGGCCTGACCCACAGCAAGAAAGCATTTCCGGCACCCGAAGTGCCCAAAGACGATGATATCAGAAAAGGATGGTATTAA
- a CDS encoding isochorismatase family protein gives MAGGAADNYGGVFDGSMGFGAKPALILIDFVEAYFDPSCALYAGVEEALKNALKLRDAAREAGLLIVYTNVSYTQSMIDGGRFAQKVPPLENFVAGHPMGAWPKGLEPADDELVITKHYPSAFFGTSLASTLTANGNDSLIITGLSTSGCVRASCVDCCSHGFIPIIAEDAVGDRHEAPHKANLFDMQAKYADVLPSAKIMEYLSELKL, from the coding sequence ATGGCAGGTGGCGCAGCGGATAATTACGGGGGAGTCTTCGACGGATCGATGGGTTTTGGTGCCAAACCTGCGCTTATCCTCATCGATTTCGTCGAAGCCTATTTTGATCCGTCTTGTGCGCTATATGCAGGGGTTGAAGAGGCGCTGAAAAATGCGCTGAAATTGCGGGACGCGGCGCGCGAAGCGGGCCTGTTAATCGTCTATACCAATGTCAGCTACACGCAGTCGATGATCGATGGCGGCCGATTTGCCCAGAAAGTTCCACCGCTTGAAAATTTTGTCGCTGGCCATCCAATGGGTGCATGGCCCAAGGGACTAGAACCCGCGGATGATGAACTGGTCATCACCAAACATTATCCCAGTGCGTTTTTCGGTACGTCCCTGGCTTCAACGCTGACTGCCAATGGCAATGACAGCTTAATCATCACCGGCCTGTCAACCAGCGGTTGTGTGCGGGCCAGTTGTGTTGATTGCTGTTCCCATGGCTTCATCCCGATCATTGCAGAAGATGCGGTCGGAGACCGCCATGAAGCGCCACACAAAGCCAATTTGTTCGACATGCAGGCGAAATATGCTGATGTCTTGCCTAGCGCCAAAATCATGGAATATTTGAGCGAACTGAAGCTTTAG
- a CDS encoding TonB-dependent receptor encodes MYRIKTALSLSAGFAALVSFNPALAQSAGDQGAGEGEDSNVIIVTARRQDELLAEVPASVTVFTAETLERTGIEQADEFVQLTAGVTIVSGTAEAGDTQINIRGINGARDAESSVALVVDGILKTNTAQLNQDQGTLRQIEILKGPQGALYGRNAAAGAIVIQTLKPGDELEGGVRLSAAEDNTYKASAYVSAPVGDSAGFVLSGSYNTTDGFYRNSFLNNRKVVDDQETWSVDGRFVAELGPDTEVDVKARYADLSGASINFNAAFHLPNFAANNPAFFEDVNDHPFNYYSNIRPTNEQQTFEASVKLTHEFDFATLTAWALYADVDQALTADGTSADFARYTFPGATQASIDASNSCFATTAALTGFPVNQPGFIGNVPVPFIFDPANGSTFGPYSPTTCDGTQFQIREQTDISAEVRLASNGDGPLGWQIGGYFLNIDRDVGVSLGADLGQGVIRELFNDPNSANPTSQLFADNFNTNVYAVFGSLDYEVADNFDIGLALRYDIEDREVSSQVPLATDPITGTPINPGQAFGAIPDQSETFKQLQPKLSLRYGLTDDINFYANWGIGFKSGGFNNQGSAAIVDQNFNQFIGTNVLINDIFRKETSSAFEAGFKGSIADGRITFDLAGYYTDVDDMQFFEFFVGGFGLLRVVSNIDEVELYGLEFNANAEIVEGWNIFGAVNVTESEIKANASRPNTVGNKSPYTADYTINIGTQVVAPIANDFDLVMRADYRITGPTWFHSVQDDTSPTLFSGLLPGSALALPAFVGDADYSITEREAFGVLDLRFGLEGDNWNITAFADNLLNRKYLNEVIPAIEFGGSFISPGELRRFGVEVGYKF; translated from the coding sequence ATGTATCGCATCAAAACGGCTCTTTCACTTTCGGCAGGCTTTGCTGCTCTGGTGAGTTTTAACCCGGCTTTGGCTCAGTCCGCTGGCGATCAAGGCGCCGGCGAGGGCGAAGATAGCAACGTAATTATCGTCACCGCCCGGCGTCAGGACGAGCTACTAGCAGAAGTGCCCGCATCAGTCACAGTCTTCACTGCTGAAACGCTTGAACGTACTGGTATCGAACAAGCCGACGAGTTTGTGCAACTAACTGCTGGTGTCACCATCGTCAGTGGCACCGCAGAGGCTGGTGATACCCAGATCAACATTCGCGGCATCAACGGCGCGCGCGATGCAGAAAGCTCGGTCGCGCTAGTGGTGGATGGTATTTTGAAAACCAATACGGCACAGCTCAATCAGGATCAGGGCACATTGCGCCAGATCGAAATCCTGAAAGGTCCGCAAGGCGCGCTTTATGGACGCAATGCGGCGGCTGGTGCGATTGTTATCCAAACTCTGAAACCGGGCGATGAGCTTGAGGGCGGTGTGCGGTTGAGCGCAGCGGAAGACAATACCTACAAAGCATCGGCTTATGTGTCGGCGCCGGTCGGTGACAGCGCTGGTTTCGTTCTTTCTGGTTCCTACAATACCACCGATGGTTTTTACCGGAACAGCTTCCTCAATAACCGCAAAGTCGTCGATGATCAGGAAACATGGTCGGTTGACGGGCGCTTTGTCGCTGAACTCGGTCCTGACACGGAAGTGGATGTAAAGGCCCGCTATGCCGATCTCTCCGGCGCGTCGATTAACTTCAACGCAGCATTCCATCTGCCAAATTTCGCGGCAAATAACCCGGCCTTTTTTGAAGACGTGAACGATCACCCGTTCAACTATTATTCGAATATTCGTCCGACGAATGAGCAGCAGACATTTGAAGCCTCGGTCAAGCTGACTCACGAATTTGATTTCGCGACACTGACGGCTTGGGCGCTCTATGCCGATGTCGATCAGGCATTGACCGCCGATGGCACGTCTGCTGACTTTGCTCGTTACACTTTTCCAGGAGCGACGCAGGCTTCGATCGATGCTTCCAATAGCTGCTTCGCTACCACTGCCGCATTGACTGGTTTCCCGGTCAACCAACCGGGCTTTATTGGAAACGTGCCGGTGCCTTTCATCTTTGATCCTGCCAATGGATCGACGTTTGGGCCTTATAGTCCAACTACTTGTGATGGAACGCAGTTTCAGATTCGCGAACAGACCGATATCAGCGCCGAAGTCCGATTGGCCTCCAATGGCGATGGCCCGCTCGGTTGGCAGATTGGCGGCTATTTCCTGAACATCGACCGGGATGTAGGGGTCAGCTTGGGAGCCGATTTGGGGCAGGGCGTGATCCGCGAACTGTTCAACGATCCAAATAGTGCCAACCCGACGTCACAGCTGTTCGCCGATAATTTCAATACCAATGTCTATGCTGTATTTGGCTCATTGGATTATGAAGTTGCGGACAATTTCGATATTGGACTGGCCTTGCGCTATGATATTGAAGACCGTGAAGTGTCCAGTCAGGTTCCGCTGGCGACGGACCCGATTACCGGAACACCGATTAACCCGGGCCAGGCTTTTGGTGCCATTCCCGATCAGTCGGAAACGTTCAAACAGCTCCAGCCCAAATTATCGCTGCGTTACGGGTTGACCGATGACATTAATTTTTACGCTAACTGGGGCATCGGATTCAAATCCGGTGGTTTCAACAATCAGGGTTCTGCTGCGATTGTTGATCAGAATTTCAACCAGTTCATCGGTACCAATGTTCTGATCAACGACATCTTCCGCAAGGAAACATCCAGTGCTTTTGAAGCTGGGTTCAAAGGGTCCATTGCCGATGGCCGGATCACTTTTGATTTGGCGGGTTATTATACCGATGTCGATGACATGCAGTTTTTCGAGTTTTTCGTCGGCGGTTTCGGCCTTTTGCGTGTGGTCTCCAATATCGATGAAGTCGAACTTTACGGTCTGGAATTCAACGCAAATGCCGAAATCGTGGAGGGCTGGAATATCTTCGGCGCGGTTAACGTGACTGAAAGCGAGATCAAGGCGAATGCATCACGTCCTAATACGGTGGGCAATAAATCGCCTTACACGGCAGATTATACGATCAATATCGGGACTCAGGTCGTTGCGCCCATTGCCAATGATTTTGATCTGGTGATGCGGGCCGATTACCGGATAACCGGTCCGACATGGTTCCATTCGGTTCAGGATGACACCAGCCCGACACTGTTTAGTGGATTGCTGCCGGGCTCTGCTTTGGCGCTTCCAGCCTTTGTCGGGGATGCGGACTATTCGATTACTGAAAGAGAGGCCTTTGGTGTGCTGGACCTTCGCTTCGGTCTGGAAGGCGATAACTGGAACATCACCGCCTTCGCCGACAATTTGCTCAATCGCAAATATCTGAATGAAGTCATTCCGGCGATTGAATTTGGCGGTTCCTTTATCTCACCGGGTGAACTGCGCCGCTTTGGTGTCGAAGTCGGGTATAAATTCTGA
- a CDS encoding nuclear transport factor 2 family protein, which produces MQYEPGLSRAELIEFATKTYFGNVDAKNMDATLACFHDEALFCVQTSFTRHAGKAEIKRMFEDFFGAYETIIHRDFTCTVDEANGRIAASFVAELTDADGNVTLLNNTNFWRMRDGKFQEVYVYMSGENVLV; this is translated from the coding sequence ATGCAATATGAACCCGGTCTCTCTCGCGCAGAGCTGATTGAATTTGCTACAAAAACCTATTTCGGCAATGTTGATGCAAAGAACATGGATGCCACGCTCGCTTGCTTCCACGACGAAGCCCTTTTCTGCGTTCAGACCAGCTTTACCCGTCATGCCGGGAAAGCCGAAATCAAGCGCATGTTTGAGGATTTCTTTGGCGCCTATGAAACCATTATCCACCGTGATTTCACTTGTACGGTTGATGAAGCCAATGGCCGGATTGCTGCCAGCTTTGTCGCGGAGCTGACCGATGCCGACGGCAATGTCACATTGTTGAACAACACCAATTTCTGGCGCATGCGCGATGGAAAATTTCAGGAAGTCTATGTTTACATGAGCGGAGAGAACGTCCTCGTTTAA
- a CDS encoding FAD-dependent oxidoreductase, with protein sequence MNTDVLVIGAGAAGLTAALAAHEAGASVTVIEKQPKLGGTAAISGGIVWIPGNRQMQVHGIEDSREDALAYFRSLDQGDIDEVALSAFVEESPRALSFLEDLDAARLSLLEGYPDYYLDRPGAKPDGGRALDNDLFDFSALGEWAQKVFEHGPAPRMMLRETPLGGGTGQIDPSEMARREDEDLRGWGQALIGRLLKACLDRGIEPLLDVDGYRLVVENGRVTGARIRRDNGDLTVNASQAVILATGGFEWNEELKQAFLRGPLDAPASPPTNQGDGLKMAMAAGASLGNMTSAWWVPTLSMPDVKWEGGEQRSMPVLIERTLPHTIMVNAAGKRFCNEANNYSALAGAFHQFDPATYAYPNLPAYLIFDSQYLSRYPLASVMPGDPLPDWITSADDLESLGAALDMDSKQLMETVSHFNAHAIKGHDPDFGRGESAYDRFYGDRSREGASATLGAITNGPFYAVEIRMGALGTNGGARTDGSAQVLDHEGEPIPGLFAAGNVISCPTGGVYAGAGGTLGPALTFGYIAGRSAARRINS encoded by the coding sequence ATGAACACAGATGTTCTGGTCATCGGGGCTGGTGCGGCCGGCCTGACCGCTGCTCTAGCAGCACATGAGGCTGGTGCGAGCGTAACGGTCATCGAAAAGCAGCCAAAGCTGGGCGGTACCGCTGCGATATCTGGCGGTATCGTTTGGATACCCGGCAATCGGCAGATGCAGGTTCATGGTATCGAAGACAGCCGCGAGGACGCGCTCGCCTATTTCCGCTCTCTCGATCAGGGCGATATAGATGAAGTTGCACTATCTGCCTTTGTCGAAGAAAGCCCACGCGCTTTAAGTTTTCTCGAAGATCTCGACGCGGCGAGACTCAGCTTGCTGGAAGGCTATCCTGACTATTATCTCGATCGCCCCGGAGCCAAGCCAGATGGCGGCCGCGCGCTGGACAATGATCTGTTCGATTTTTCTGCGCTCGGCGAATGGGCTCAGAAGGTTTTTGAGCATGGCCCCGCACCGCGCATGATGTTGCGAGAAACGCCGCTGGGTGGCGGCACTGGACAGATTGATCCATCCGAGATGGCACGCCGCGAAGACGAAGATTTGCGCGGGTGGGGACAGGCTTTGATTGGACGGTTGCTAAAGGCCTGTCTTGATCGGGGAATTGAGCCTTTATTGGATGTAGATGGCTACCGCCTGGTTGTCGAAAATGGTCGTGTGACAGGTGCAAGAATACGTCGCGATAATGGCGATCTGACTGTCAACGCTTCACAAGCTGTGATCCTCGCGACTGGCGGATTTGAGTGGAATGAGGAGTTGAAACAAGCTTTTCTGCGTGGCCCCCTTGATGCCCCTGCCTCACCACCAACCAACCAGGGTGATGGTCTAAAAATGGCAATGGCAGCCGGGGCCAGCCTTGGCAATATGACCAGCGCATGGTGGGTGCCTACCCTCTCTATGCCGGATGTGAAATGGGAAGGCGGCGAACAACGTTCCATGCCGGTTTTGATCGAACGAACCTTGCCGCATACCATTATGGTCAATGCCGCTGGCAAGCGCTTTTGCAACGAAGCCAATAACTATTCAGCGCTGGCGGGGGCGTTTCATCAATTTGATCCGGCAACATATGCCTATCCCAATTTACCTGCTTATCTGATTTTCGATTCACAATATCTGTCCCGCTATCCTCTAGCCTCCGTGATGCCCGGTGATCCGCTACCGGACTGGATCACAAGCGCAGATGATTTGGAAAGTCTTGGCGCTGCGTTGGATATGGATAGCAAGCAATTGATGGAAACCGTCTCCCATTTCAACGCCCATGCCATCAAGGGTCATGATCCTGATTTTGGTCGTGGCGAAAGTGCCTATGATCGCTTTTACGGGGACAGGTCACGCGAAGGCGCATCCGCGACATTGGGCGCAATTACCAATGGTCCCTTTTATGCAGTGGAAATCCGTATGGGTGCGCTCGGTACCAATGGCGGTGCCAGAACCGATGGATCAGCGCAGGTGCTTGATCATGAAGGAGAGCCAATTCCCGGCCTGTTCGCAGCCGGCAACGTTATCAGCTGTCCAACCGGCGGGGTTTATGCAGGCGCCGGCGGGACCCTCGGCCCCGCCTTGACCTTCGGATATATTGCTGGCCGCTCTGCTGCCCGGCGGATCAACAGCTGA
- a CDS encoding nuclear transport factor 2 family protein, translating to MADWTPGMAGQVPLPYRFYIDIVTKRYFDGVDNKNLTQVLNCFAPDAILHEATSNTIHEGRDAIRAMFEKLFADFESIWHGNFAHTADPDTNTVCSQFTVLITPNGGEQLRYENCNRFYCKDRLFQHVFVYMSGDNLLKEGDA from the coding sequence ATGGCAGACTGGACCCCCGGCATGGCAGGGCAGGTGCCGCTGCCATATCGCTTTTACATTGATATCGTGACGAAGCGTTATTTTGACGGCGTCGATAACAAGAACCTGACGCAAGTGCTGAACTGCTTTGCACCCGACGCTATATTGCATGAAGCGACATCCAATACGATCCACGAAGGTCGCGATGCAATCCGCGCGATGTTCGAAAAGCTGTTCGCGGATTTTGAGTCGATTTGGCATGGTAATTTCGCCCATACTGCTGACCCTGATACCAACACCGTCTGTTCCCAGTTCACAGTATTGATCACACCCAATGGCGGTGAGCAATTGCGCTACGAAAATTGCAACCGGTTTTATTGCAAGGATCGGCTGTTTCAACATGTCTTTGTCTATATGAGCGGTGACAACCTTCTGAAAGAGGGAGATGCCTGA
- a CDS encoding SDR family oxidoreductase, with protein sequence MTIRILTIGATGDQGHPLLERLLAAGLHPVAALRNTAALANTPFADVETVEADLYDEQSMIAAAQGMDAIAMHLPFVFDLDKATQLGRNIAAAAKASSMCKIVFNTSCYVADEDNGNPAHDGRRAIEKAIIESGIEYAIFETKVFMDNMIRSWNKPSIVNSSIFAYPAKPDLKISWICLDDVAAFMVEALQNDNLPSGRYAVGGPQALVGDEVAAILSEAAGKPITFKSMTPNEFASAMSLLVTGSATVEPKSIYSGMASFYSFYNEQPVSPLIADPAEMAKHFKTRPTPLAEWAARQDWTDPTDPALAIRMAGMQQGN encoded by the coding sequence ATGACCATCAGAATATTGACCATCGGTGCAACTGGCGACCAAGGCCATCCTTTGTTAGAACGATTGCTCGCAGCTGGCCTGCATCCAGTGGCAGCTCTGCGCAATACAGCCGCACTCGCCAACACACCATTTGCGGATGTCGAAACGGTTGAAGCCGATCTTTACGATGAGCAGTCGATGATTGCCGCTGCACAGGGCATGGATGCAATAGCAATGCACCTGCCTTTCGTATTCGATCTCGACAAAGCCACCCAGCTTGGTCGCAATATTGCAGCCGCGGCCAAGGCGAGCAGTATGTGCAAAATCGTCTTCAATACCAGCTGCTATGTAGCCGATGAAGATAATGGCAACCCGGCCCATGACGGCCGTCGGGCCATAGAGAAAGCGATAATCGAAAGTGGCATCGAATATGCGATTTTCGAGACCAAAGTCTTCATGGATAATATGATCCGGAGCTGGAACAAGCCTTCCATCGTCAACAGTTCGATATTTGCTTATCCCGCTAAGCCGGATTTGAAAATTTCGTGGATCTGTTTGGATGATGTCGCCGCCTTCATGGTTGAAGCGCTGCAAAATGATAATCTACCGAGCGGGCGCTACGCAGTTGGCGGGCCACAAGCCCTAGTCGGTGATGAAGTTGCTGCGATCCTTAGCGAAGCCGCCGGCAAACCGATTACGTTCAAGAGCATGACACCAAATGAGTTTGCATCTGCGATGAGCCTGCTTGTTACCGGTTCGGCCACCGTCGAACCCAAATCAATTTATAGCGGCATGGCAAGTTTCTACAGTTTCTATAATGAACAACCAGTGTCGCCGCTCATTGCTGATCCAGCGGAAATGGCGAAACATTTCAAAACCCGGCCGACCCCACTGGCCGAATGGGCAGCCCGGCAGGATTGGACCGATCCGACCGATCCTGCGCTGGCGATCAGGATGGCAGGCATGCAACAAGGGAATTAA